The following are encoded in a window of Bradyrhizobium sp. WBOS07 genomic DNA:
- a CDS encoding Fe2+-dependent dioxygenase: MLTCLPGVLGKDDVTDFRRIMDASEWEDGRSTAGAQSAMVKRNEQLPPDSEVARKLGNRIISALTSNPRFIAAAVPLQIFPPLFNRYAASSGHHFGLHVDNAIRGDRLTGLRIRTDLSVTLFLAEPEEYDGGELVIEDTYGSHEVKLPAGDCVLYPSTSLHLVTPVTRGTRVASFFWLQSMIRDDQARSMIFDLDTAIQALVERLGRDDPETVKLTGIYHNLIRYWAEV; the protein is encoded by the coding sequence ATGTTGACGTGCCTGCCAGGCGTTCTCGGCAAGGATGATGTGACGGATTTCCGCCGCATCATGGACGCCAGCGAATGGGAGGACGGGCGTTCCACCGCGGGCGCGCAGTCGGCCATGGTCAAGCGCAACGAGCAATTGCCGCCGGACAGCGAGGTCGCGCGCAAGCTCGGCAATCGCATCATCTCGGCGCTGACGTCCAATCCGCGCTTCATTGCGGCGGCTGTTCCGCTCCAGATCTTTCCGCCGCTGTTCAACCGCTATGCGGCGAGCAGCGGCCATCATTTCGGCCTGCATGTCGACAACGCGATCCGCGGCGACCGTCTGACCGGCCTGCGCATTCGCACAGACCTGTCGGTGACGCTGTTCCTCGCTGAGCCGGAAGAGTACGATGGTGGCGAACTTGTGATCGAGGACACCTACGGCTCGCACGAAGTCAAATTGCCGGCCGGCGATTGTGTGCTCTATCCCTCGACCAGCCTGCATCTCGTCACCCCCGTGACGCGGGGAACGCGGGTTGCGTCTTTCTTCTGGCTTCAGAGCATGATACGGGACGACCAAGCCCGGAGCATGATCTTCGACCTCGACACCGCGATACAGGCGCTGGTGGAACGGCTCGGGCGTGACGATCCCGAAACGGTCAAATTGACGGGTATCTATCACAACCTCATTCGCTACTGGGCCGAAGTATGA
- the exbB gene encoding tonB-system energizer ExbB — protein MKTMTFQASLAAAVILTAAWLATPVSAQTQTPPSAAAQQASQPPVASPSPAAAPPAASTATAPAAPPVAAAPAPAKSETSAVAPAMKELSPWVMFMSADVIVKAVMIGLAFASLMTWTVFIAKSIELSVASSRLRSALKKIAETRSLAEAQMALGPKQGVLSSFLAAALREARMSAGLSSDAGIKERAASSFSEIVRAEARRIRIGMGVLATIGSTSPFVGLFGTVWGIMNSFIGISKSQTTNLAVVAPGIAEALLATAIGLVAAIPAVIIYNHFSRVTKGYLELVSRASGAAGRLLSRDLDRSHGSVHSRAAE, from the coding sequence ATGAAGACCATGACCTTCCAAGCAAGCCTTGCCGCAGCCGTCATCCTGACGGCCGCTTGGCTCGCGACCCCTGTTTCCGCCCAGACGCAGACCCCGCCCTCGGCCGCAGCGCAGCAGGCATCTCAGCCGCCCGTGGCCAGCCCGTCCCCGGCGGCTGCACCACCTGCGGCTTCGACGGCGACCGCGCCGGCAGCCCCGCCCGTGGCCGCCGCGCCGGCGCCCGCAAAGTCCGAGACCTCCGCTGTGGCGCCGGCGATGAAGGAGCTCTCGCCCTGGGTCATGTTCATGTCGGCCGACGTCATCGTGAAGGCGGTGATGATCGGGCTCGCCTTCGCATCGCTGATGACCTGGACCGTCTTCATCGCCAAGTCGATCGAGCTGTCGGTTGCTTCCAGCAGGCTTCGCTCGGCCCTGAAGAAGATCGCCGAGACGCGCTCCCTGGCCGAAGCGCAGATGGCGCTCGGCCCGAAGCAGGGCGTGCTGTCGTCCTTCCTGGCGGCGGCCCTGCGCGAGGCCCGGATGTCGGCCGGCTTGTCCAGCGATGCCGGTATCAAGGAGCGCGCGGCCTCCAGCTTTTCCGAGATCGTGCGCGCCGAGGCGCGCCGTATCCGGATCGGCATGGGCGTGCTCGCGACCATCGGCTCCACGTCGCCCTTCGTCGGCCTGTTCGGCACGGTCTGGGGCATCATGAACAGCTTCATCGGCATCTCGAAGTCGCAGACCACGAACCTCGCCGTCGTCGCGCCCGGCATCGCCGAGGCGCTGCTCGCCACCGCGATCGGCCTCGTCGCGGCGATCCCCGCCGTCATCATCTACAACCACTTTTCGCGCGTGACGAAGGGCTATCTCGAGCTCGTCAGCCGCGCCTCGGGGGCGGCTGGACGGCTGCTCTCGCGCGATCTCGACCGCAGCCACGGCAGCGTGCATTCGCGCGCAGCGGAGTGA
- the exbD gene encoding TonB system transport protein ExbD — translation MGVSLADNDGEDDDFSETHDINVTPFIDVILVLLIIFMVAAPLSTVDLPIDLPTSSATPQKKPDKPTYLSIKPDLTLAIGENPVHRAELIGTLDGLSDMSKDRYVFLRADKSVPYGELMGVMELLRSGGYTRVKLVALEGAPGAPAAGAAQP, via the coding sequence ATGGGCGTTTCGCTCGCAGACAATGACGGCGAAGACGACGATTTCTCCGAAACGCATGACATCAACGTCACGCCTTTCATCGACGTCATCCTGGTGCTGCTGATCATCTTCATGGTCGCAGCCCCGCTCTCCACGGTCGACCTGCCGATCGATCTGCCGACGTCCAGCGCGACGCCGCAGAAGAAGCCGGACAAGCCGACCTATCTCAGCATCAAGCCCGATCTGACGCTTGCGATCGGAGAGAACCCGGTCCATCGGGCCGAGTTGATCGGGACGCTCGACGGCTTGTCGGACATGAGCAAGGATAGGTACGTGTTCCTGCGTGCCGACAAGTCGGTACCGTATGGGGAGTTGATGGGGGTCATGGAGCTGTTGCGCTCAGGCGGCTATACGCGGGTGAAGCTGGTGGCGCTGGAAGGCGCGCCGGGCGCGCCTGCGGCCGGCGCCGCCCAGCCTTGA
- a CDS encoding energy transducer TonB, translated as MSDEPRPSRKLWILAAVAALALHLGGAALALAHLRADDDGDGLGANGAEFAVEMASPKAPETDLPPGPDSEAMQEQQALPEQKAETQETELPKDQPQEVEDPDRVVTENNAKKPTEDDPKIQAVETPAAEASPKSVATARQTLEEDAREAEKALAPVIGIGKDVLKLTADWNRKISAHLSLHKINPEGKHPNNQKVKVSFAINRKGNVLSVDVVESSGDAAYDAAAVSIVRKSDPIPQPPAGLTEDRFERTVDIIFTPPDAKKKKTAQRQ; from the coding sequence ATGTCGGACGAACCCAGACCATCCCGCAAGCTCTGGATCCTGGCCGCAGTGGCGGCGCTGGCGCTGCATCTGGGCGGCGCTGCGCTCGCGCTGGCGCATCTGCGCGCCGACGACGACGGCGATGGCCTGGGTGCGAACGGCGCCGAGTTCGCCGTGGAGATGGCATCGCCCAAGGCGCCTGAGACCGATCTGCCGCCCGGGCCGGACAGCGAAGCGATGCAAGAGCAGCAGGCGCTTCCCGAGCAAAAGGCCGAGACCCAGGAGACGGAGCTTCCGAAGGATCAGCCGCAGGAGGTCGAGGATCCCGACCGCGTCGTGACCGAGAACAACGCGAAGAAGCCGACGGAAGACGATCCGAAGATTCAGGCGGTCGAAACGCCGGCCGCCGAAGCCTCGCCGAAATCGGTTGCCACGGCACGGCAGACCCTCGAGGAGGATGCGCGCGAGGCCGAGAAGGCGCTGGCGCCCGTCATCGGCATCGGCAAGGATGTCCTGAAGCTGACCGCCGATTGGAACCGCAAGATCAGCGCGCATCTGTCGCTGCACAAGATCAATCCGGAAGGCAAACATCCCAACAATCAGAAGGTCAAGGTAAGCTTCGCGATCAACCGGAAGGGCAACGTGCTGTCGGTGGATGTCGTGGAATCGTCCGGGGACGCCGCCTACGATGCGGCCGCGGTCTCGATCGTCCGCAAGTCCGATCCCATTCCGCAGCCGCCCGCCGGCTTGACCGAGGACCGGTTCGAGCGGACCGTCGATATCATCTTCACGCCGCCGGACGCGAAAAAGAAGAAGACCGCTCAGCGCCAGTAG
- a CDS encoding site-2 protease family protein → MNISLYELSVWVLPLLLAITFHEAAHAFVADRLGDNTAAQLGRVSFNPVRHIDPFGTLILPAMLLFAHSPFLFGYAKPVPVNFRKLNNPRLDMVWVALAGPATNILLALVAAFAFHALPLVPASSAKWVADNLKNALIINAILAVFNMMPIPPLDGGRVAVGLLPRPLALPLARLEPFGMLILIGLLILLPLAGSQFGLNLDVISVILRTLTGHVIQAVLFLTGNA, encoded by the coding sequence GTGAACATTTCCCTTTATGAGCTTTCCGTCTGGGTGCTGCCACTGCTGCTCGCCATCACCTTTCATGAGGCTGCGCACGCATTCGTCGCGGACCGGCTCGGCGACAACACGGCCGCGCAGCTCGGGCGGGTCAGCTTCAATCCTGTCAGGCACATCGATCCGTTCGGCACCCTGATCCTGCCGGCGATGCTGTTGTTCGCGCATTCGCCGTTCCTGTTCGGCTATGCCAAGCCGGTGCCGGTGAACTTCCGCAAGCTGAACAACCCGAGGCTCGACATGGTCTGGGTGGCGCTGGCAGGGCCTGCCACCAACATCCTGCTGGCGCTGGTCGCCGCCTTCGCCTTCCATGCACTGCCCCTGGTGCCGGCGAGCTCGGCGAAATGGGTTGCCGACAACCTCAAGAACGCCCTCATCATCAACGCGATCCTGGCGGTCTTCAACATGATGCCGATCCCGCCGCTCGATGGCGGGCGCGTTGCGGTCGGGCTGTTGCCCCGCCCGCTTGCGTTGCCCCTGGCGCGGCTCGAGCCGTTCGGGATGCTGATCCTGATCGGGCTATTGATCTTGCTGCCCCTTGCGGGTTCCCAGTTCGGTCTAAATCTTGATGTTATTTCAGTAATACTGCGGACGTTGACCGGGCATGTGATTCAGGCTGTTCTCTTCCTGACCGGCAACGCGTAG
- a CDS encoding GFA family protein, producing MIREGGCLCGAVRFKAEGEPLNVRICHCRICQKAMGSPFFARAQFDQRALTVDGDAERYASSENIDRVFCKRCGTRLFAWRRNGTLAGVSLSVFDDRNAFAPTEHIWVAEKPAWLKLDDGLVQHPGTIPA from the coding sequence ATGATCCGGGAAGGTGGATGCCTGTGCGGCGCGGTGCGGTTCAAGGCAGAGGGCGAACCGCTCAACGTCCGCATCTGCCATTGCCGCATCTGTCAGAAGGCGATGGGCTCGCCCTTCTTCGCTAGGGCGCAGTTCGACCAGCGTGCGCTGACCGTCGACGGCGACGCGGAGCGCTACGCTTCCTCGGAGAACATCGACCGGGTGTTCTGCAAGCGCTGCGGCACCCGCCTGTTCGCCTGGCGGCGCAACGGCACGCTTGCCGGCGTGTCCCTCTCCGTTTTCGACGATCGCAACGCCTTCGCGCCGACCGAGCACATCTGGGTGGCGGAAAAGCCCGCCTGGCTGAAGCTCGATGACGGCTTGGTGCAACATCCGGGGACGATACCCGCGTAA
- a CDS encoding SDR family NAD(P)-dependent oxidoreductase gives MNKIDLNGRIAIVTGGAQGFGRAITERFVASGAKVAIWDFDAALAEKTAKEIGDNVRVFKVDVTDTAAVEQARDATLAAFGKIDILVNNAGIAGINKPVWETDLEEWRKVLRINLDGPFIVCKAIVPAMLAQKYGRIVNIASIAGKEGNPNAAHYSASKAGLIALTKSLGKELAAHDILVNAVTPAAAKTAIFDQMTQQHIDFMLSKIPKGRFVLVEELAAMVSWLASEDCAFSTGAVFDISGGRATY, from the coding sequence ATGAACAAGATCGATCTCAACGGCCGCATCGCCATCGTCACGGGCGGTGCGCAGGGCTTTGGCCGCGCCATCACCGAGCGTTTCGTCGCCTCCGGTGCCAAGGTCGCGATCTGGGATTTCGATGCCGCGCTCGCCGAGAAGACCGCAAAGGAGATCGGCGACAACGTCCGCGTGTTCAAGGTCGACGTCACCGACACCGCGGCTGTCGAGCAGGCCCGCGATGCGACGCTGGCCGCCTTCGGCAAGATCGACATCCTCGTCAACAATGCCGGCATCGCCGGAATCAACAAGCCGGTCTGGGAGACCGACCTCGAGGAATGGCGCAAGGTCCTGCGCATCAACCTCGACGGCCCCTTCATCGTCTGCAAGGCGATCGTGCCCGCGATGCTCGCGCAGAAGTACGGGCGCATCGTCAACATCGCCTCGATCGCCGGCAAGGAAGGCAATCCGAACGCGGCGCATTATTCGGCCTCCAAGGCCGGCCTGATCGCGCTGACGAAATCGCTCGGCAAGGAGCTCGCGGCGCACGACATCCTCGTCAACGCGGTGACCCCGGCGGCGGCCAAGACTGCGATCTTCGACCAGATGACGCAGCAGCATATCGACTTCATGCTGTCGAAGATCCCCAAGGGGCGCTTTGTGCTGGTGGAAGAGCTGGCCGCGATGGTGAGCTGGCTGGCCTCGGAGGACTGCGCGTTCTCGACCGGCGCGGTGTTCGACATTTCGGGCGGGCGCGCAACTTATTGA
- a CDS encoding SDR family oxidoreductase, translating into MADRLKGKRAVVTAAAAGIGRACAIAFAREGATVIATDINEAGIASLTKEGIAEVARLDVRNTADVNAFAKRVGKIDILLNAAGFVHHGTILECSEEDFDFSFDLNVKSMHRTIKAFLPDMIAGGGGSIVNISSCAALRPPANRYVYSSSKAAVSLLSRAVALDFITKGIRCNSICPGTVETPSMLDRAAAQGPQGKEMFISRQKMGRLGTAEEIASMAVYLGSDESAFTTGVDLVVDGGYML; encoded by the coding sequence ATGGCAGACCGCCTCAAGGGTAAGCGCGCCGTCGTCACGGCTGCTGCGGCAGGCATCGGGCGCGCATGCGCCATCGCATTCGCGCGCGAAGGCGCAACCGTGATCGCCACCGACATCAACGAGGCCGGAATCGCGAGCCTGACCAAGGAAGGCATCGCCGAGGTCGCCAGGCTCGACGTCCGCAACACCGCCGACGTCAACGCCTTTGCCAAGCGCGTCGGCAAGATCGACATCCTGCTCAACGCGGCGGGCTTCGTGCACCACGGCACCATCCTGGAATGCTCGGAAGAGGATTTCGACTTTTCGTTCGACCTCAACGTCAAATCGATGCACCGGACCATCAAGGCCTTCCTGCCCGACATGATCGCGGGCGGCGGCGGCAGCATCGTCAACATCTCGTCCTGCGCGGCCTTACGGCCGCCGGCCAATCGCTATGTCTACAGCTCGTCGAAGGCGGCAGTGTCGCTGCTGTCGCGCGCGGTCGCGCTCGACTTCATCACCAAGGGCATCCGCTGCAACTCGATCTGCCCCGGTACCGTCGAGACCCCTTCGATGCTCGACCGCGCCGCCGCGCAAGGACCGCAGGGCAAGGAGATGTTCATCTCCCGCCAGAAGATGGGCCGGCTCGGCACCGCCGAGGAGATCGCGTCCATGGCGGTCTATCTCGGCAGCGACGAGAGCGCCTTCACCACCGGCGTCGATCTGGTCGTCGACGGCGGCTACATGCTCTGA